One Janthinobacterium sp. TB1-E2 genomic region harbors:
- the dbpA gene encoding ATP-dependent RNA helicase DbpA, translating into MNTTSATTSFSSLPLTPAFLANLDSLGYHEMTTIQAQSLPAVLDGRDLIAQAKTGSGKTAAFGIGILHKLNPAWFAVQGLVLCPTRELADQVANELRRLARAAGNIKILTLTGGAPMRPQIASLEHGAHIVVGTPGRLRDHLGRGTINLNHVQTLVLDEADRMTDMGFYEEIAGIVSACPVRRQTLLFSATYPEDIRRATASFLVNPLEVTVEAQHDNDKIEQRFYEIGFDERNSAVGKLLKHFKPESTLAFCNTKVHCRELADELRQQGFSALALYGELEQRERDEILVLFANRSCSVLVATDVAARGLDISDLGAVINVDVSKDTEVHIHRIGRTGRGSKKGLALSLCAPNEKKWVKLIEQYQNSAAEWHDLKELAEDDGMEALPAPMVTLCIMGGKKDKLRPGDLLGALTGDAGLTKEQVGKINVFEFMTYVALDRKVAEAAFKRLNAGNSLGRDFGNIKGRSFKMRFIEA; encoded by the coding sequence ATGAACACCACATCCGCCACCACTTCTTTTTCCAGCCTGCCGCTGACGCCCGCCTTCCTGGCCAACCTGGATTCGCTCGGCTACCACGAGATGACGACCATCCAGGCGCAAAGCCTGCCGGCGGTACTCGATGGCCGCGACCTGATCGCCCAGGCGAAAACGGGCAGCGGCAAGACGGCCGCCTTCGGCATCGGCATCCTGCACAAGCTCAATCCGGCCTGGTTTGCCGTGCAGGGCCTGGTGCTGTGCCCCACGCGCGAACTGGCCGACCAGGTGGCCAATGAGCTGCGCCGCCTGGCCCGCGCGGCTGGCAACATCAAGATCCTGACCCTGACGGGCGGCGCGCCGATGCGCCCGCAAATCGCCTCGCTGGAACACGGCGCGCACATCGTCGTCGGCACGCCGGGCCGTTTGCGCGACCACCTGGGCCGCGGCACCATCAACCTGAATCACGTGCAAACCTTGGTGCTCGATGAAGCGGACCGCATGACGGACATGGGCTTTTACGAAGAAATCGCCGGCATCGTCAGCGCCTGCCCCGTACGCCGCCAGACCCTGCTGTTCTCGGCCACTTACCCGGAAGATATCCGCCGCGCCACGGCGTCGTTCCTCGTCAATCCGCTGGAAGTGACGGTCGAGGCGCAGCACGACAACGACAAGATCGAGCAGCGCTTCTATGAAATCGGCTTCGACGAGCGCAATAGCGCCGTTGGCAAACTGCTCAAGCACTTCAAGCCGGAATCCACGCTGGCCTTCTGCAACACCAAGGTGCATTGCCGCGAGCTGGCCGACGAACTGCGCCAGCAAGGCTTTTCCGCGCTGGCCCTGTACGGCGAGCTGGAACAGCGCGAGCGCGATGAAATCCTCGTGCTGTTCGCCAACCGCAGCTGCTCCGTGCTGGTGGCCACCGACGTGGCCGCGCGCGGCCTCGATATTTCCGACCTGGGCGCCGTGATCAACGTCGACGTGTCGAAGGACACGGAAGTGCACATCCACCGCATCGGCCGCACGGGCCGCGGCAGCAAGAAGGGCCTGGCCCTGTCGCTGTGCGCACCGAACGAGAAAAAATGGGTCAAGCTGATCGAGCAATACCAGAACAGCGCTGCCGAATGGCACGACCTGAAGGAACTGGCGGAAGATGACGGCATGGAGGCGCTGCCGGCGCCGATGGTCACCCTGTGCATCATGGGCGGCAAGAAAGACAAGCTGCGCCCGGGCGACTTGCTGGGCGCGCTGACGGGCGACGCTGGCCTCACCAAGGAGCAGGTGGGCAAGATCAACGTGTTCGAGTTCATGACCTACGTGGCGCTGGACCGCAAGGTGGCCGAAGCGGCCTTCAAGCGCCTCAACGCCGGTAACTCCCTTGGCCGCGACTTCGGCAATATCAAGGGCCGCAGCTTCAAGATGCGCTTTATCGAGGCGTAA